One region of Campylobacter concisus genomic DNA includes:
- a CDS encoding MalY/PatB family protein, which yields MKYDFDTLISRDGTNSSKWRMKNDVLPMWVADMDFKAAPEILNALQKRLDNGVFGYSFIPKEWNEAIKGWWKRRHNVSFENEWMCFCTGVIPAISTAIRRFSNPGDQILVQAPVYHVFFNCIKNNGREILSNDLVYKDGSYEIDFEDLEAKLAQPLTTMMLLCNPHNPIGKIWDKETLKKIGELCYKHDVLVISDEIHCDITDPGLSYVPFISVSEECKNNSITCISPTKAFNIAGLQSSAIVTPNEQIRARINAAVNYDEIGEANAFAITATIAAFNDSQTWLDELRNYLFENKKIVINFIKEQNLPVKLLPSNATYLLWLDCSAFCEDSSDFMNFLRDKAGLWLNDGNAYRGDRFFLRMNIATQRARVLEGLKRLQNGINLYTSRK from the coding sequence ATGAAGTACGATTTTGATACGCTTATTAGCAGAGATGGCACCAACTCGTCGAAGTGGCGAATGAAAAACGATGTTTTGCCAATGTGGGTTGCTGATATGGATTTTAAGGCCGCACCTGAAATTTTAAATGCCCTACAAAAGCGTCTTGATAATGGCGTCTTTGGCTACTCATTTATCCCAAAAGAGTGGAATGAAGCGATTAAAGGCTGGTGGAAAAGGCGTCATAACGTTAGCTTTGAAAACGAGTGGATGTGCTTTTGCACTGGCGTTATACCAGCGATTTCTACTGCGATTAGAAGATTTAGTAATCCAGGAGATCAAATTTTAGTTCAAGCTCCCGTCTATCACGTATTTTTTAACTGCATTAAAAATAATGGCCGCGAAATTTTATCAAACGACCTTGTCTATAAAGATGGCTCTTATGAGATCGATTTTGAAGACCTTGAGGCAAAGCTAGCTCAACCACTAACAACTATGATGCTTCTTTGCAATCCTCACAATCCAATAGGAAAAATTTGGGACAAAGAGACGCTTAAAAAGATAGGCGAGCTTTGCTATAAGCATGATGTTTTGGTTATCAGCGATGAGATCCACTGCGATATAACTGATCCTGGTCTAAGCTATGTGCCATTTATCAGCGTTAGTGAAGAGTGTAAAAATAACTCAATCACATGCATCTCACCTACAAAAGCTTTTAATATCGCAGGACTTCAAAGCTCAGCTATCGTCACACCAAATGAACAGATACGCGCCAGAATAAATGCGGCTGTAAATTATGATGAGATAGGTGAAGCAAACGCATTTGCAATAACTGCGACAATAGCGGCATTTAACGATAGCCAAACATGGCTTGATGAGCTTAGGAATTATCTCTTTGAAAACAAAAAAATCGTTATAAATTTCATAAAAGAGCAAAATTTGCCAGTAAAACTTCTGCCTTCAAATGCGACTTATCTTTTATGGCTTGATTGTAGCGCATTTTGCGAGGATTCGAGCGACTTTATGAATTTCTTGCGTGATAAAGCTGGGCTTTGGCTAAATGATGGCAATGCTTACAGGGGAGATAGATTTTTCCTCCGTATGAATATCGCAACCCAAAGAGCCAGAGTGCTTGAAGGGCTAAAACGCTTACAAAATGGTATAAATTTATACACTTCAAGAAAATAA
- the tpx gene encoding thiol peroxidase: MATTKFKGSEVNLSGNEVFVGSYAPEAKVVAQDLSEFSVGGNNGVEVLVCLPSLDTGVCAAEARKFNEKVAGKHGVKLSIISNDLPFAMGRFCTTEGIANLHVGSDFRYGEFAKNYGVLMSDGPLKGLLARAVFVINDGVIIHKQIVPEVTEEPNYDAVFDAIKSSGSCGCGCH; this comes from the coding sequence ATGGCAACTACAAAATTTAAAGGTAGTGAGGTAAATTTAAGTGGAAATGAGGTTTTCGTAGGCTCTTATGCGCCTGAAGCAAAAGTCGTAGCGCAAGATCTTAGCGAGTTTAGCGTAGGCGGAAATAATGGCGTAGAAGTACTTGTTTGCCTGCCGTCACTTGATACTGGCGTTTGCGCGGCAGAAGCACGTAAATTTAACGAAAAAGTAGCTGGAAAACATGGTGTAAAACTTAGCATCATCTCAAATGATTTGCCATTTGCGATGGGGAGATTTTGCACGACTGAAGGCATAGCAAATTTACATGTTGGAAGCGACTTTAGATACGGAGAATTTGCTAAAAACTATGGCGTTTTAATGAGCGATGGCCCACTAAAAGGACTACTTGCAAGAGCGGTATTTGTTATCAATGATGGCGTAATAATTCACAAACAAATCGTCCCTGAAGTGACAGAAGAGCCAAACTACGATGCTGTATTTGATGCTATTAAAAGTAGCGGTAGTTGCGGTTGTGGCTGCCATTAA
- a CDS encoding S-adenosylmethionine tRNA ribosyltransferase gives MRAFIGIFILIVSLFGYEINHENWAKFYKFIGEANGIKFEVCMNYFKDEFENFKQSKSFKVPAKISGHIFFDGTKYDYEKGNLEQNSSEISSLNAVSDKINLDVKNENGELKGKIIVKNKAYNATIKKEKEYEMLNIGIQMIEANGTRYEAIINDIFAKESAKKNKNKLLSTLYDLKSERKKWPNNQFESLDNIYYINDKIKSICTYKNNKTSCDVVLLKTNKKLKLKQIFKDMNDPHLKAILATAGVSENFVLSPLGLTFLNEEQISVPLDELRPYFSDEIGL, from the coding sequence ATGAGAGCATTTATTGGGATTTTTATACTTATAGTAAGCCTATTTGGCTATGAGATAAATCACGAAAACTGGGCAAAATTTTATAAATTTATTGGTGAGGCGAATGGCATAAAATTTGAAGTTTGTATGAACTATTTTAAAGATGAATTTGAAAATTTTAAGCAAAGTAAGAGCTTTAAAGTGCCGGCCAAGATAAGCGGACATATCTTTTTTGATGGTACAAAATATGACTACGAAAAAGGTAATCTTGAGCAAAATAGCAGTGAAATTTCATCGCTAAATGCTGTATCTGATAAGATAAATTTAGACGTTAAAAATGAAAATGGTGAGCTAAAGGGCAAAATAATCGTTAAAAACAAAGCCTATAATGCAACTATCAAAAAAGAAAAAGAGTATGAAATGCTAAATATTGGCATCCAAATGATCGAAGCAAATGGCACGAGATACGAAGCTATAATTAACGATATATTTGCCAAAGAATCGGCTAAAAAAAATAAAAATAAATTACTCTCGACACTTTATGACCTAAAAAGCGAGCGTAAAAAATGGCCAAATAACCAATTTGAAAGCCTAGATAACATCTACTATATAAATGACAAAATAAAAAGCATCTGCACCTATAAAAATAATAAAACTAGCTGCGATGTCGTCTTACTTAAAACCAACAAAAAGCTAAAGTTAAAGCAGATTTTTAAAGATATGAACGACCCTCATCTAAAAGCAATCCTCGCAACAGCAGGCGTTAGTGAAAATTTTGTACTTTCGCCACTTGGGCTTACCTTTTTAAACGAGGAGCAAATTAGCGTGCCACTTGATGAGCTAAGACCTTACTTTAGCGATGAAATCGGACTTTAA
- a CDS encoding ribonuclease HII: protein MAKICGIDEAGRGALAGPLSVAACVLNKEISGLNDSKKLTAKKREELFKEIIKSSNFLIIYFSNAQIDELGLSECLRRALKIFKAHFEGFEIIYDGNLDYGVGITTMIKADSKVAGVSAASILAKVSRDSLMKGWDKIYSKYGFAGHKGYGTKAHLDAIAKFGYSSFHRKSFVVKSFEKSLFD, encoded by the coding sequence ATGGCAAAAATTTGTGGCATAGATGAGGCTGGACGTGGGGCTCTAGCTGGGCCTTTAAGCGTAGCGGCCTGCGTGCTTAATAAAGAAATTTCAGGCCTAAACGACTCCAAAAAACTAACCGCAAAAAAGCGTGAGGAGCTTTTTAAAGAGATCATAAAAAGCTCAAATTTTCTCATCATCTACTTCTCAAATGCGCAAATAGACGAACTTGGGCTAAGCGAGTGCTTAAGACGAGCGCTCAAAATTTTTAAGGCGCACTTTGAGGGTTTTGAGATTATTTATGATGGAAATTTAGACTATGGCGTTGGTATCACAACGATGATAAAAGCCGACAGCAAAGTCGCTGGGGTAAGCGCTGCTAGCATATTAGCAAAAGTTAGTCGTGATAGTTTGATGAAAGGCTGGGATAAAATTTACTCAAAGTATGGCTTTGCTGGGCACAAAGGATACGGCACAAAGGCTCACCTAGATGCCATTGCCAAGTTTGGCTATTCAAGCTTTCATAGAAAAAGCTTTGTAGTAAAATCTTTTGAAAAATCTCTATTTGACTAA
- the sodB gene encoding superoxide dismutase [Fe], whose amino-acid sequence MFELRKLPFDANSNAVVSAKTCEYHYGKHHATYVANLNNLIKDTKFANASFYEILTNSEGGLYNNVAQVYNHDFYWDCIAKKSEMSSELKATIEANFANFKEEFLKAATTLFGSGWAWLVFDPSSKKLEIVQTSNAKTPVSDGKVPLLVVDVWEHAYYIDNFNARPKYLETFYENINWEFVSKAYEWALKEGLGSVEFYTKELHK is encoded by the coding sequence ATGTTTGAACTTAGAAAACTTCCATTTGATGCAAATAGCAATGCAGTAGTTAGCGCAAAAACCTGTGAATACCACTACGGCAAGCATCATGCAACTTACGTAGCAAATTTAAACAATCTTATAAAAGATACAAAATTTGCCAATGCATCTTTTTATGAAATTCTAACAAATAGCGAAGGTGGGCTTTACAACAATGTCGCTCAAGTTTACAACCACGACTTTTACTGGGACTGCATCGCTAAAAAAAGTGAGATGTCAAGCGAGCTAAAAGCTACAATCGAGGCAAATTTTGCAAATTTCAAAGAGGAATTTTTAAAGGCAGCTACAACACTTTTTGGCTCAGGCTGGGCGTGGCTTGTATTTGATCCAAGCAGTAAAAAGCTAGAGATCGTACAAACTAGCAATGCAAAAACTCCAGTGAGTGACGGCAAAGTGCCACTTCTAGTTGTTGACGTTTGGGAGCACGCTTACTACATCGATAACTTCAACGCTCGTCCAAAATACCTAGAGACATTTTATGAGAACATAAACTGGGAATTTGTAAGCAAAGCTTACGAGTGGGCGCTAAAAGAGGGCCTTGGCTCAGTTGAGTTTTACACAAAAGAACTTCATAAATAA
- a CDS encoding TRAP transporter small permease, whose translation MKSFFNVLDIAIASLNKTIAVVGLASGTLLAFANVMARYFFDKSWSWASELSNYLFIWSAFFAAAYGFNKGIHVSVTILVEKFPPALAKACLIFSHVLTTVFLLFIAVYSIDYLQILHEIEQMIIDLGIPQWVPMLVLPIAFVTASYRSTEKAIKVALTPAENVVSNEAHELAHGSVVKD comes from the coding sequence ATGAAGAGTTTTTTTAATGTCCTTGATATAGCGATAGCCTCACTAAATAAAACTATCGCAGTAGTCGGGCTAGCTAGTGGAACATTGCTGGCCTTTGCAAATGTTATGGCTAGATATTTTTTCGATAAAAGCTGGTCATGGGCGAGCGAGCTATCAAACTATCTTTTTATCTGGTCGGCATTTTTTGCCGCGGCATACGGCTTTAATAAGGGTATTCACGTCAGTGTAACTATTTTGGTGGAAAAATTTCCACCAGCCCTTGCAAAAGCGTGTTTAATCTTTTCTCATGTGCTAACTACTGTGTTTTTGTTATTTATCGCAGTCTATTCGATCGATTATCTACAAATTCTTCACGAGATCGAGCAGATGATAATAGACCTTGGCATACCTCAATGGGTCCCTATGTTAGTGCTTCCAATAGCCTTCGTTACAGCTAGCTACCGCTCGACTGAAAAAGCCATAAAAGTAGCTCTAACGCCTGCAGAAAATGTCGTGAGCAATGA
- a CDS encoding DIP1984 family protein, protein MKLAQALILRADTQKRLEQLKGRLLDNAKMQENERPSEDPKLLLKELDRLSDELFRLILAINLTNSSAKFENVSLTEMIAKKDTLSQKASVLREFAKSASQKVDLYSNSEIKILSSVDVAMLQKQIDELSKEIRELDMKLQEANWQVDLVE, encoded by the coding sequence ATGAAATTAGCTCAGGCTCTCATTTTAAGAGCCGATACACAAAAACGTTTAGAGCAGCTAAAGGGTAGGTTGCTCGATAATGCAAAAATGCAAGAAAATGAAAGACCTAGCGAAGATCCAAAGCTTCTTTTAAAAGAGCTTGATAGGCTAAGCGATGAGCTATTTAGGCTGATCTTGGCTATAAATTTAACAAACTCGAGTGCAAAATTTGAAAATGTGAGTCTAACTGAAATGATCGCTAAAAAAGATACGCTAAGCCAAAAAGCAAGCGTGCTTAGGGAATTTGCCAAAAGCGCAAGCCAAAAGGTCGATCTTTACTCAAATAGTGAGATAAAAATTTTAAGTAGTGTTGATGTAGCCATGCTTCAAAAGCAAATAGACGAGTTATCCAAAGAGATCAGAGAGCTAGACATGAAGCTACAAGAGGCAAACTGGCAAGTTGATCTTGTAGAGTAA
- a CDS encoding ATP-binding protein: MNQLELYYNQPLKSSKFIPRKYEIISPKTLIIGAISSGKTALVYEFLSHYKSEERLYVNLDDLRIDRALLLANLKEFLEKNTQIKVLAVENLQATDLINLSFLKGATLENIILTSKEFSLTIDGFARINLNYLDYEEFILFFKKNLDQDLLFSYFLAHGNEIASAFLDSSEVTAHLQQLLKANLSEQSIAILKECAPKCHDVLSTFGIYKNLKEQMKISKDSVYNAVTSLNENGFIELVPNLDESSTSKKLYFTNFALRNALYLKKDFLAVFANVVFCELLKFKDEIYYTKEIDFFLSKRKIAIICVPFSAPEIIFLKFKKLHASLKELGVSKLQIISVANQAELSFEGIKCEILPFSRWSLGL, from the coding sequence ATGAACCAATTAGAGCTTTATTACAATCAGCCGCTTAAATCAAGTAAATTTATCCCCAGAAAATACGAAATCATCTCGCCAAAGACGCTTATAATAGGCGCCATTTCAAGTGGCAAAACAGCCCTTGTTTATGAGTTTTTGAGCCATTATAAAAGCGAGGAGAGACTTTATGTAAATTTAGACGATCTAAGGATAGACAGAGCCTTACTTTTAGCAAATCTAAAAGAATTTTTAGAAAAAAATACCCAGATAAAGGTTCTTGCAGTTGAAAATTTACAAGCCACTGATCTTATAAATTTAAGCTTTTTAAAGGGCGCAACACTTGAAAATATCATCCTTACAAGCAAGGAATTTTCACTCACGATTGACGGCTTTGCTCGCATAAATTTAAACTATCTCGATTACGAGGAATTTATACTATTTTTTAAGAAAAATTTGGATCAAGACCTGCTTTTTAGCTACTTTTTGGCTCACGGCAACGAGATAGCAAGTGCTTTTTTGGACTCGAGTGAGGTCACAGCGCACTTACAGCAGCTCTTAAAAGCAAATTTAAGCGAGCAAAGCATTGCGATTTTAAAAGAATGTGCTCCAAAATGCCACGATGTGCTTAGTACTTTTGGTATCTACAAAAACCTAAAAGAGCAGATGAAAATCTCAAAAGATAGTGTCTATAACGCGGTAACCAGCCTTAATGAAAATGGCTTTATAGAATTAGTACCAAATTTAGATGAGAGCAGCACGAGCAAAAAGCTCTACTTTACAAATTTTGCACTTCGTAATGCTTTGTATCTAAAAAAGGACTTTTTGGCCGTCTTTGCAAATGTTGTTTTTTGCGAATTGCTTAAATTTAAAGATGAAATTTACTACACGAAAGAGATTGATTTCTTCCTTAGTAAAAGGAAGATCGCGATCATCTGCGTGCCGTTTTCTGCGCCAGAGATCATCTTTTTAAAATTTAAAAAACTCCACGCAAGCTTAAAAGAGCTAGGCGTAAGTAAGCTTCAGATAATCAGCGTCGCAAACCAAGCTGAGCTTAGCTTTGAGGGCATAAAATGCGAAATTTTGCCATTTTCTAGGTGGAGTCTAGGTTTATAA
- a CDS encoding DctP family TRAP transporter solute-binding subunit, whose translation MKFLQALLFTCAISGLAFGADKVYTIKFAHVVAASTPKGKAADFFAKRAEELSGGKLKVQVFPSAQLLDDDRVFGALKLGNVQMAAPSFSKFTPIVPQFQLFDLPFIFKDAEHLHKVQDGKVGEELKALVTKKGFVALDYWDAGFKHFSSSKKPVLVPEDAKGQKFRIQSSKVLEEQIKVVGGNPQVLPFSEVYSALQQGVVDATENPLSNFYNSKFHEVQSSLTLSSHGYLGYLVVMSDKFWSKLPDDLKANIKQALSEATAFEREETAKEDAHVIAELEKYIAASKKLEIYKIDDAQKAEWQKVMQSIYPKFYDVIGKDLIEKALGTK comes from the coding sequence ATGAAATTCTTACAAGCTTTACTTTTCACTTGTGCCATCAGTGGCTTAGCATTTGGTGCAGACAAGGTCTATACGATCAAATTTGCTCACGTTGTTGCAGCTTCTACACCAAAAGGCAAAGCGGCTGATTTTTTCGCTAAACGTGCTGAGGAGCTAAGTGGCGGTAAATTAAAAGTTCAAGTCTTCCCATCAGCTCAGCTACTTGATGATGATAGAGTTTTTGGTGCGCTAAAGCTTGGCAATGTTCAAATGGCAGCTCCAAGTTTTTCAAAATTTACGCCTATTGTGCCGCAGTTTCAGCTATTTGACCTGCCTTTCATCTTTAAAGACGCAGAGCACCTTCATAAGGTCCAAGATGGCAAGGTCGGTGAGGAGCTAAAAGCCCTTGTTACAAAAAAAGGCTTTGTAGCGCTTGATTATTGGGATGCTGGATTTAAGCATTTTAGCTCAAGCAAAAAACCAGTTCTTGTGCCAGAAGATGCAAAAGGACAAAAATTTAGAATCCAAAGCTCAAAGGTACTTGAAGAACAAATTAAAGTAGTTGGTGGCAACCCACAAGTTTTACCATTTTCAGAGGTTTATTCTGCACTTCAACAAGGTGTAGTCGATGCGACTGAAAACCCACTTTCAAATTTCTATAACTCAAAATTTCACGAAGTTCAAAGCTCGCTTACACTTTCAAGTCATGGATATTTGGGCTATTTAGTCGTTATGAGCGATAAATTTTGGAGCAAGCTACCAGATGATCTAAAAGCAAATATAAAACAAGCTCTAAGCGAAGCAACAGCTTTCGAGAGAGAAGAGACAGCAAAAGAGGACGCTCACGTCATAGCTGAACTTGAAAAATACATCGCTGCTAGTAAAAAACTAGAAATTTATAAGATCGATGATGCACAAAAGGCTGAGTGGCAAAAGGTTATGCAATCAATCTATCCTAAATTTTACGATGTTATCGGTAAAGATCTCATAGAAAAGGCTCTTGGGACAAAATAA
- a CDS encoding trans-sulfuration enzyme family protein: MKLDTLIVKGIEAKNNPNKAVIPPVFLASTFVQDDLENFQEFAYSRGSNPTKKAFDEIFAKVEGSKYAFSFGSGMAATAAALSLIKTGQKVLLNSNVYGGTYRYVTTIFESHGIKSEFIDDLNFLSEDDISDDVAAIFIETPSNPLLRVTDIARISKIAHKKGALVIVDNTFLTPYYQRVLDHGADIVVYSATKYIGGHADVIAGIVTLNDDALAEKIKFAKNTLGGIISPMDAYYLIRGLKTLSVRFDRQTQNTHKIIKFLQNNDAVSVVHFAGSYSEQEAKMQAAQASDIGALISFELDEKYDVNKFVKSLEIFDLAVSLGGVESLICRPATMTHEAYPKEVLDKIGIKQNLLRLAIGIENADDLIADLDQAFKKAKK; this comes from the coding sequence ATGAAACTTGACACATTGATCGTAAAAGGCATTGAAGCTAAGAATAATCCAAATAAAGCTGTCATTCCGCCTGTTTTTTTAGCAAGTACGTTTGTGCAAGATGATCTTGAAAATTTTCAAGAATTTGCATATTCGCGTGGTAGCAACCCAACCAAAAAAGCATTTGATGAAATTTTTGCAAAGGTTGAAGGCAGCAAATACGCTTTTAGTTTTGGCTCAGGCATGGCAGCAACAGCGGCGGCACTTAGCCTTATAAAAACTGGGCAAAAGGTCCTACTAAATAGCAACGTCTATGGTGGCACTTATAGATATGTTACAACTATTTTTGAAAGCCATGGCATAAAGAGCGAATTTATAGACGATCTAAATTTTTTGAGCGAAGATGACATTAGTGACGACGTGGCGGCTATCTTCATCGAAACTCCGTCAAATCCTCTCTTAAGAGTGACAGACATTGCTAGAATTTCAAAGATCGCTCACAAAAAAGGCGCTCTAGTCATCGTGGATAACACATTTTTAACGCCTTATTATCAAAGAGTGCTTGATCATGGAGCTGATATCGTGGTATATAGCGCTACAAAATATATCGGTGGACACGCCGACGTGATCGCTGGTATCGTCACACTAAACGATGATGCTTTGGCTGAGAAGATAAAATTTGCTAAAAATACGCTTGGTGGCATCATAAGCCCGATGGATGCCTACTACCTAATACGTGGGCTTAAAACGCTTAGCGTTAGGTTTGATAGACAAACGCAAAATACTCATAAAATAATCAAATTTTTGCAGAATAATGACGCTGTTAGCGTTGTGCATTTTGCTGGTTCATATAGCGAGCAAGAGGCTAAGATGCAAGCAGCTCAAGCAAGCGACATCGGTGCACTTATCTCATTTGAGCTTGATGAAAAATATGATGTAAATAAATTTGTAAAATCGCTAGAAATTTTTGATCTAGCAGTAAGTCTTGGAGGTGTAGAAAGCCTTATTTGCAGGCCTGCAACTATGACGCATGAGGCATATCCAAAAGAGGTGCTAGATAAGATCGGCATAAAGCAAAACTTGCTTCGTTTAGCAATCGGTATCGAAAACGCTGATGATCTAATAGCAGATCTTGATCAAGCATTTAAAAAAGCAAAAAAATAA